A section of the Cryobacterium soli genome encodes:
- the cofD gene encoding 2-phospho-L-lactate transferase: MTRVTVLAGGVGGARFTRGLLQHLASEDARDAANVPIGGAEGAPSGNSAEGRGSEVTVIVNTGDDMWLDGLRICPDLDTVMYTLGGGISEEQGWGRAEESRRTSAEIAAYGRGWSWFTLGDLDLATHIVRTDLLKNGATLSAATEFLCRRWQPGARLLPMSDQFVETHVRLAEDTDEHRAGDLIHFEEWWVRYRATVPVTEFVQVGLADAVAAPGVLEAIRDADVVILPPSNPVVSVGTILAIPGIRDALRTTSARVVGISPIIAGSAVRGMADACLSTIGVETSALAVGLHYGSRQGDGVLDAWLVDETDAAAVPELEAAGIRSAAVPLWMTDVAATAQIAAEALRSEVAAR; the protein is encoded by the coding sequence ATGACCCGAGTCACAGTTCTCGCCGGCGGCGTCGGCGGCGCCCGCTTCACTCGCGGGTTGTTGCAGCACCTGGCCTCCGAGGACGCACGAGATGCGGCGAATGTCCCCATCGGCGGCGCGGAAGGGGCACCTTCCGGCAACTCGGCGGAGGGGCGGGGCAGCGAGGTCACCGTGATCGTCAACACCGGCGACGACATGTGGCTCGACGGGCTGCGCATCTGCCCCGACCTCGACACCGTGATGTACACGCTCGGCGGCGGCATCAGCGAGGAGCAGGGCTGGGGCCGGGCCGAAGAGTCCCGGCGCACCTCGGCCGAGATCGCCGCCTACGGCCGCGGCTGGTCCTGGTTCACCCTCGGCGACCTCGACCTGGCCACCCACATCGTGCGCACGGACCTGCTCAAGAACGGCGCCACGCTCAGCGCGGCCACCGAGTTCCTCTGCCGCCGCTGGCAGCCCGGCGCCCGGCTGCTGCCGATGAGCGACCAGTTCGTGGAGACCCACGTGCGCCTCGCCGAGGACACCGATGAGCACCGCGCCGGCGACCTCATCCACTTCGAGGAGTGGTGGGTGCGCTACCGCGCCACGGTGCCCGTCACCGAGTTCGTGCAGGTGGGCCTGGCCGACGCCGTCGCGGCGCCCGGCGTGCTCGAGGCCATCCGTGACGCCGACGTGGTGATCCTGCCGCCGTCGAACCCCGTCGTGTCGGTGGGCACCATCCTCGCCATTCCCGGCATCCGGGATGCCCTGCGCACCACCTCGGCCCGCGTGGTGGGCATCTCCCCCATCATCGCCGGCTCCGCGGTGCGCGGCATGGCCGACGCCTGCCTGAGCACGATCGGTGTGGAGACGTCGGCGCTCGCGGTGGGGCTGCACTACGGTTCCCGGCAGGGCGACGGGGTGCTCGACGCCTGGCTGGTCGACGAGACGGATGCCGCGGCCGTGCCCGAGCTCGAGGCCGCCGGCATCCGCTCGGCCGCGGTGCCGCTCTGGATGACGGATGTGGCCGCCACCGCTCAGATCGCGGCCGAGGCGCTGCGCAGCGAGGTGGCGGCCCGATGA
- a CDS encoding ABC transporter ATP-binding protein gives MTGEFSAPDDGVVLDGISLSLEGAHILHEISARLPSGTVTGLLGPNGAGKSSLLRIIAGIDRADAGTVSLDGTVVGLLRRREAARRIALLEQNVAPSVDLSVREVVLLGRIPHRSRLLGSFGSEDDLGVATEALAMVGAADLIERRWHTLSGGQQQRVQIARALAQRPSLLLLDEPTNHLDVSAQLSLLHQVRGLGLTSVLALHDLNLAAAYCDRIVLLQAGQVAAFGTPAEVLRPDIIEAVYGVDCDIVPHPRTGHPVIVFSGPSPTGT, from the coding sequence ATGACGGGCGAGTTCAGCGCGCCGGACGACGGCGTGGTGCTCGACGGGATCTCCCTCAGCCTCGAGGGGGCGCACATCCTGCACGAGATCTCGGCGCGCCTGCCGTCGGGCACCGTCACCGGGCTGCTCGGGCCCAACGGCGCCGGCAAGTCGAGCCTGCTGCGCATCATCGCCGGCATCGACCGGGCGGATGCCGGCACCGTCAGCCTTGACGGCACTGTCGTGGGGTTGCTCCGCCGGCGGGAGGCCGCGCGGCGCATCGCCCTTCTCGAGCAGAACGTGGCGCCCAGTGTGGACCTCTCCGTTCGGGAGGTCGTGCTGCTCGGCCGCATCCCGCACCGGAGCCGGCTGCTCGGCAGCTTCGGCAGCGAGGACGACCTCGGCGTGGCCACCGAGGCCCTCGCGATGGTTGGCGCCGCCGACCTCATCGAGCGGCGCTGGCACACGCTCAGCGGCGGCCAGCAGCAGCGGGTGCAGATCGCCCGGGCGCTGGCCCAGCGGCCGAGCCTGCTGTTGCTGGACGAACCGACCAACCACCTCGACGTGAGCGCGCAGCTGTCGCTGCTGCACCAGGTGCGCGGCCTCGGCCTCACCTCGGTGCTCGCCCTGCACGACCTCAATCTCGCGGCCGCATACTGCGACCGCATCGTGCTGCTGCAGGCCGGGCAGGTGGCCGCATTCGGCACGCCCGCCGAGGTGCTGCGCCCCGACATCATCGAAGCGGTCTACGGCGTCGACTGCGACATCGTGCCGCATCCGCGCACCGGGCATCCAGTGATCGTGTTCTCCGGGCCCTCGCCAACCGGCACCTGA
- a CDS encoding putative F420-0 ABC transporter permease subunit, with the protein MTGTTHPRNTPPSLQERAPRGSRDAASVTVRRGRPGPYLFWLVTAFVALLLGCAVAVTIGPANVSLAQVLGSVGSHLGLPGLAGGTPVPPLTDAIVWQLRMPRVLTAAMVGAGLALSGAVMQSVTRNPLADPYLLGLSSGASLGAVCVVILGVGFALPAAAFAGALVALFATLNIARVGGSITPGRAVLAGLAIAQLGSAGTSFIIFWAAKGDSYREILNWLLGSLAGSSWTSVLISATALVVVGTGILLAASRLDAFTFGDTNAASLGINVNATRWGFLVAVALLTGAMVAVSGAIGFVGLILPHLVRGLSGPGHRRLLPLVAVVGALFLVLADTLARTVFDPRELPVGIITAFIGVPVFILLIKRKRSAAWA; encoded by the coding sequence ATGACCGGAACGACGCACCCCCGCAACACTCCTCCGTCGTTGCAGGAGCGCGCCCCCCGCGGGAGCCGCGATGCGGCATCCGTCACAGTGCGTCGCGGCCGGCCGGGCCCGTACCTGTTCTGGCTGGTCACCGCGTTCGTGGCCCTGCTTCTCGGCTGCGCCGTCGCCGTGACCATCGGCCCGGCCAACGTGAGTCTGGCGCAGGTCCTGGGCAGCGTCGGCAGCCACCTCGGCCTGCCCGGGCTCGCCGGTGGGACCCCGGTGCCGCCGCTCACCGACGCCATCGTGTGGCAGCTGCGGATGCCGCGCGTGCTCACGGCCGCGATGGTGGGCGCGGGCCTCGCCCTCAGCGGTGCGGTCATGCAGAGCGTCACCCGCAACCCGCTGGCCGACCCGTACCTGCTCGGACTGTCGTCAGGGGCGTCGCTCGGCGCGGTCTGCGTGGTCATCCTCGGCGTGGGGTTCGCGCTGCCGGCGGCGGCGTTCGCCGGTGCCCTTGTAGCCCTGTTCGCCACCCTCAACATCGCCCGTGTCGGCGGCAGCATCACCCCGGGCCGCGCCGTGCTGGCCGGGCTGGCGATCGCCCAGCTGGGTTCGGCCGGCACCTCGTTCATCATCTTCTGGGCCGCCAAGGGCGACTCCTACCGGGAAATCCTCAACTGGCTACTCGGCTCCCTGGCCGGCAGTTCCTGGACCAGCGTGCTGATCTCCGCGACCGCCCTGGTCGTGGTGGGCACGGGCATCCTGCTCGCCGCCAGCCGGCTGGATGCGTTCACCTTCGGCGACACGAACGCCGCGTCGCTGGGCATCAACGTGAACGCCACCCGCTGGGGATTCCTCGTGGCGGTCGCGCTACTCACCGGCGCGATGGTGGCGGTGAGCGGGGCGATCGGGTTCGTGGGGCTGATCCTGCCGCACCTCGTGCGCGGACTCAGCGGTCCGGGGCACCGACGCCTGCTGCCGCTCGTCGCGGTGGTCGGAGCGCTGTTCCTGGTGCTAGCCGATACCCTCGCCCGAACGGTGTTCGACCCCCGGGAGCTGCCCGTGGGCATCATCACGGCGTTCATCGGGGTGCCCGTGTTCATCCTGCTGATCAAGCGCAAGCGAAGCGCGGCCTGGGCATGA
- a CDS encoding putative F420-0 ABC transporter substrate-binding protein — MKTRYPALAATAAVLLLAGCASGSTGAAPVATASPGGPGAYPVSFDNCDTSLTLTAAPERIVTIKSTTTELLLTLGLGDRIVGSAFLDGPLPASLAEEGADLNVISDFVPGQEAVLALNPDFVYGGWESNFSADGVGERDALEALGIGSYVSPAACKGDAMPDPLTFDTVFGEIDEAGTLFGVPDAAATLVSDQEAALAALEPATGETTALWYSSGTDTPYVGAGIGAPQMIMDAAGLTNIFADVHDTWTSAGWESVVAANPSVIVLVDATWNTADSKIALLEGNPATAGLDAVVNHRYITVPFAAGEAGIRNVEAAGSIIDQLAALDAK, encoded by the coding sequence ATGAAGACTCGCTACCCCGCTCTCGCCGCCACCGCGGCCGTGCTGCTGCTGGCCGGCTGCGCATCCGGCTCGACCGGTGCCGCGCCTGTCGCCACGGCCTCGCCCGGAGGCCCGGGCGCGTACCCCGTGTCCTTCGACAACTGCGACACCTCGCTCACCCTCACGGCCGCCCCCGAGCGGATCGTGACGATCAAGTCCACCACCACCGAGCTGCTCCTGACCCTCGGACTCGGCGACCGCATCGTGGGCTCGGCGTTCCTCGACGGCCCGCTGCCGGCATCCCTCGCCGAAGAGGGTGCCGATCTCAATGTGATCAGCGACTTCGTTCCCGGCCAGGAGGCTGTTCTGGCGCTGAACCCCGACTTCGTCTACGGCGGTTGGGAGTCCAACTTCTCGGCCGACGGCGTGGGCGAACGCGACGCACTCGAGGCCCTCGGCATCGGCAGCTACGTGTCGCCGGCCGCCTGCAAGGGCGACGCGATGCCCGACCCGCTCACCTTCGACACGGTGTTCGGCGAGATCGATGAGGCCGGCACGCTCTTCGGGGTTCCGGATGCTGCCGCCACGCTCGTCTCCGACCAGGAGGCCGCGCTGGCCGCGCTGGAGCCCGCCACCGGGGAGACCACGGCGCTCTGGTACTCGAGTGGCACCGATACTCCGTATGTGGGCGCCGGCATCGGCGCTCCTCAGATGATCATGGATGCCGCGGGCCTGACCAACATCTTCGCCGACGTGCACGACACCTGGACCTCGGCCGGCTGGGAGTCGGTCGTTGCGGCCAACCCGAGCGTGATCGTGCTCGTGGACGCCACCTGGAACACCGCGGACTCCAAGATCGCGCTGCTCGAGGGCAACCCGGCCACCGCCGGGCTCGACGCCGTCGTGAACCACCGCTACATCACCGTGCCGTTCGCGGCCGGTGAGGCCGGCATCCGCAACGTTGAGGCGGCCGGGTCGATCATCGACCAGCTTGCCGCTCTCGACGCGAAGTAA
- a CDS encoding FAD-binding oxidoreductase, translated as MIDGFAGTILVPGSEDYPVAATAFGTLGSPAVIARPTNAADASAAVRYARAQGLPLAVRSGGHSPFSTNDGGMVLDLGDIRGVEVLEGDRVRVGGGAIWGDVALKLQPYGLAISSGDTYSVGVGGLTLGGGIGWLVRQQGLAIDSLVEAEVVLPSGDVVTASATAEPELFWALRGGGGNFGVVTRFLFQAHPLPGVIAGSIDVDPALLAETLHDWRDVMRQAPEELNSTVIAMPVFGPGMPVVTKILVCFGGDDSAQALAAIQPLLDLPGVRTEDVAPKPYLEMFEQGTPAPVPMRMVTHNGFASDLDDSLIARLAATHSSLSAIGAATLMLRYLRGAFNRTAADATAVAYRDAEAFVVAAAFLPPDAPADAEARIHDGWGAVADAMPGVYGNFTPYPDSDTITSMYPPATAERLRAAKRHYDPGNVLAFNHNIVP; from the coding sequence ATGATCGACGGATTTGCGGGCACCATCCTCGTGCCCGGGTCGGAAGACTACCCGGTGGCCGCGACCGCCTTCGGCACGCTCGGCAGCCCGGCGGTGATCGCGAGACCGACAAACGCGGCGGACGCCTCGGCCGCGGTGCGGTACGCGCGGGCCCAGGGGCTGCCGTTGGCGGTGCGCAGCGGAGGGCACAGCCCGTTCAGCACCAATGACGGCGGGATGGTGCTGGACCTCGGCGACATTCGCGGGGTGGAGGTGCTCGAAGGCGACCGGGTGCGCGTGGGCGGCGGCGCGATCTGGGGCGACGTGGCCCTCAAGCTGCAGCCGTATGGGCTCGCGATCTCCTCGGGCGACACCTATTCGGTGGGTGTCGGCGGTCTCACCCTGGGCGGCGGTATCGGCTGGCTGGTGCGTCAGCAGGGCCTGGCCATCGACAGCCTGGTCGAGGCCGAGGTGGTGCTTCCCAGCGGCGATGTCGTGACCGCCAGTGCCACGGCCGAGCCTGAACTTTTCTGGGCGTTGCGTGGCGGTGGCGGCAACTTCGGGGTGGTGACCCGGTTCTTGTTCCAGGCGCATCCACTGCCCGGCGTGATCGCGGGGTCGATCGACGTGGACCCCGCCCTGCTGGCCGAGACGCTGCATGACTGGCGGGATGTGATGCGGCAGGCGCCCGAGGAACTGAACTCGACGGTGATCGCGATGCCGGTGTTCGGGCCGGGCATGCCGGTCGTGACGAAAATCCTGGTCTGTTTCGGCGGCGACGACTCCGCTCAGGCGCTGGCGGCGATCCAGCCCCTGCTCGACCTGCCGGGGGTGCGCACGGAGGATGTGGCGCCCAAGCCGTACCTGGAGATGTTCGAGCAGGGCACACCCGCTCCCGTGCCGATGCGCATGGTCACCCACAACGGCTTCGCCAGCGACCTCGATGACAGTCTCATCGCCAGGCTTGCCGCCACTCACTCCAGCCTCAGCGCGATCGGCGCGGCCACGCTCATGCTGCGGTATCTGCGCGGTGCCTTCAACCGGACGGCGGCGGATGCGACCGCGGTGGCGTACCGCGACGCCGAGGCGTTCGTCGTGGCGGCGGCGTTCCTGCCGCCGGACGCTCCCGCCGACGCGGAAGCACGCATCCATGACGGCTGGGGAGCCGTGGCCGACGCCATGCCGGGTGTGTACGGCAACTTCACCCCGTACCCGGATTCCGACACGATCACGAGCATGTACCCGCCGGCCACCGCGGAGCGCTTGCGCGCGGCCAAGCGGCACTACGACCCCGGGAATGTGCTCGCGTTCAACCACAACATCGTGCCGTAG
- a CDS encoding DUF2231 domain-containing protein, whose amino-acid sequence MFDTFFGLPLHPLVVHATEVIVPTAALVLLLAAAWPRFRRWARFLPLGLALAALVLVPLSTESGEALEERVSESALVETHADLAEGLLPWVIGLVVLAAVLLWWNWSERSPRKPLKWVTIALIVAAALVSTGTVVQAVRIGHSGAAAVWSDSVGTPPT is encoded by the coding sequence ATGTTCGACACCTTCTTCGGTCTGCCGCTTCACCCCCTCGTTGTGCACGCGACCGAGGTGATCGTTCCCACGGCCGCCCTGGTACTCCTGCTCGCCGCGGCGTGGCCACGCTTCCGCCGCTGGGCCCGTTTCCTGCCGCTCGGCCTGGCCCTGGCTGCGCTGGTGCTCGTGCCGCTCTCCACCGAGTCCGGCGAGGCCCTGGAGGAACGCGTCTCGGAGTCGGCGCTGGTGGAAACCCACGCCGACCTGGCCGAGGGGCTGCTGCCGTGGGTGATCGGCCTGGTCGTGCTGGCCGCTGTGCTGCTCTGGTGGAACTGGTCTGAGCGTTCGCCGCGGAAGCCACTGAAGTGGGTGACGATCGCTCTGATCGTTGCCGCAGCCCTCGTGTCGACCGGAACCGTCGTGCAGGCCGTCAGGATCGGGCACAGCGGTGCCGCGGCCGTGTGGTCGGACAGCGTGGGAACGCCGCCGACGTAG
- a CDS encoding PLP-dependent aminotransferase family protein, whose translation MQLYLDAIEQATPAGIAAALGRLISSGRLAPGERLPTVRDLAALLGVSPATVSHAWQALSSAGLIVSRGRSGTFVREPSRHWLPARTQSLAGHVSDARIDLSRGTPDPLLLPALGPALSRVSLRAMTPSYQALPVIPELLTVLTGSWPYPAEAITVVDGALDAVSRSLEQVARFGDRVIVEDPGFPPFFDLLEQMGIERLPVAVDAEGIVPDAFQAALALSPAAVILQPRAHNPTGASMSADRAAELARLLGANPRAAHTVVIEDDHSGAISTSPDVSLGRWLPERVLHVRSYSKSHGPDLRIAALGGPAALVDRIVARRMLGPGWTSRMLQTILHELLTDGASMAQVNEARHVYFARQKALADALTGFGLPLARADGINAWVPVADERDAIVRLAASGIRVAGGSPFLASERPESFIRVTAGALPDDVLPVARAIAAAAGVLPV comes from the coding sequence ATGCAGCTCTATCTCGACGCGATCGAACAGGCCACTCCGGCCGGTATCGCCGCTGCACTGGGCCGCCTGATCAGCTCCGGCCGGCTCGCCCCCGGCGAGCGCCTGCCCACGGTGCGCGACCTCGCCGCACTCCTCGGCGTGAGCCCGGCCACGGTGAGTCACGCCTGGCAGGCGCTGTCGTCGGCGGGCCTGATCGTCTCCCGGGGCCGCAGCGGCACTTTCGTGCGGGAGCCGTCCCGGCACTGGCTACCCGCACGCACCCAATCGTTGGCCGGGCACGTGAGCGACGCCCGGATCGACCTCTCGCGGGGTACCCCGGACCCGCTCCTGCTGCCCGCGCTCGGGCCGGCGCTCTCCCGGGTCTCCCTGCGGGCCATGACACCCAGTTACCAGGCGCTCCCGGTGATTCCGGAGCTGCTCACCGTGCTCACGGGCTCGTGGCCCTACCCGGCTGAGGCGATCACGGTGGTCGACGGGGCCCTCGACGCCGTCTCGCGCAGCCTTGAGCAGGTGGCCAGGTTCGGCGACCGGGTCATCGTCGAAGACCCCGGCTTCCCGCCGTTCTTCGACCTGCTCGAGCAGATGGGCATCGAACGGCTACCCGTGGCCGTGGACGCGGAGGGCATCGTGCCGGACGCCTTCCAGGCGGCGCTCGCGCTGTCGCCGGCCGCCGTCATTTTGCAGCCCCGGGCGCACAACCCCACTGGCGCGTCGATGTCGGCCGACCGCGCCGCCGAACTCGCCCGGCTGTTGGGCGCCAACCCCCGCGCGGCGCACACCGTGGTGATCGAGGACGACCACTCCGGCGCCATCAGCACCTCCCCTGATGTGTCGCTCGGCCGTTGGCTGCCCGAGCGGGTGCTGCACGTGCGCAGCTACTCCAAATCGCACGGGCCCGACCTGCGCATCGCCGCGCTCGGCGGACCGGCGGCGCTCGTGGACCGCATCGTGGCCCGCCGCATGCTCGGGCCGGGCTGGACCAGCCGGATGCTGCAGACCATCCTGCACGAGCTGCTCACCGACGGCGCGAGCATGGCGCAGGTCAACGAGGCCCGGCACGTGTACTTCGCGAGGCAGAAGGCGCTGGCGGATGCCCTCACCGGGTTCGGCCTGCCCCTGGCCCGCGCCGACGGCATCAACGCGTGGGTGCCGGTGGCCGACGAACGCGACGCCATCGTGCGGTTGGCGGCCTCGGGCATCCGGGTGGCCGGCGGCAGCCCGTTTCTCGCATCGGAGCGGCCGGAGTCGTTCATCCGGGTGACGGCCGGGGCGCTGCCCGACGACGTGCTGCCGGTGGCCCGTGCGATCGCGGCCGCGGCCGGGGTACTCCCGGTCTGA
- a CDS encoding nitrilase-related carbon-nitrogen hydrolase, with protein MSTDPSRLGTSNIVRAAITQTTWTGDIDSMLDKHEKFARDAAADGAQVICFQELFYGPYFGITEDAKYYDYAEPADGPIVQRFAKLAKELNLVMVLPIYEEEQPGVYYNTAVVVDADGTILGKYRKHHIPHLDKFWEKFYFRPGNLGYPVFNTAVGPIGVYICYDRHFPEGWRELGLNGAQIVFNPNATKPGLSNRLWEIEQPAAAAANGYFVAAPNRVGREDNEYGELAVTFYGTSQFVDPQGNYVGALGSGTDEEVVIRDLDLGMIRQVRNNWQFYRDRRPESYTSIPKP; from the coding sequence ATGAGCACTGACCCATCCAGACTCGGCACATCCAACATCGTGCGAGCGGCAATCACCCAGACCACGTGGACGGGGGATATCGACTCGATGCTCGATAAGCACGAGAAGTTCGCCCGCGATGCGGCCGCCGACGGCGCCCAAGTCATCTGCTTCCAGGAGCTGTTCTACGGCCCCTACTTCGGCATCACCGAAGACGCCAAGTACTACGACTACGCGGAGCCCGCCGACGGCCCCATCGTGCAACGCTTCGCCAAGCTGGCCAAGGAACTGAACCTGGTCATGGTGCTCCCCATCTACGAGGAGGAGCAGCCCGGCGTGTACTACAACACGGCCGTGGTGGTGGATGCCGACGGCACCATACTCGGCAAGTACCGTAAGCACCACATCCCCCACCTCGACAAGTTCTGGGAGAAGTTCTACTTCCGTCCCGGCAACCTCGGCTACCCCGTCTTCAACACCGCCGTCGGACCGATCGGTGTTTACATCTGCTACGACCGGCACTTCCCGGAGGGCTGGCGGGAGCTGGGCCTGAACGGCGCGCAGATCGTGTTCAACCCCAATGCCACCAAGCCGGGGCTGTCGAACCGGCTCTGGGAGATCGAGCAGCCGGCCGCCGCCGCCGCGAACGGATACTTCGTAGCCGCGCCCAACAGGGTGGGCCGGGAGGACAACGAATACGGCGAGCTCGCCGTGACGTTCTACGGCACCAGCCAGTTCGTCGACCCGCAGGGCAACTACGTGGGCGCACTCGGCAGCGGCACCGACGAGGAGGTCGTGATCCGCGACCTCGACCTCGGCATGATCCGCCAAGTGCGCAACAACTGGCAGTTCTACCGGGACCGCCGCCCGGAGTCCTACACCTCGATCCCCAAGCCGTAG
- the hydA gene encoding dihydropyrimidinase: protein MKTLIKNGTVVNSTGTAMADVLIDGEKIAAVLAPGSTLLGFDIERNVDTVIDAAGKYVIPGGIDAHTHMQMPFGGTEASDTFETGTRAAAWGGTTSIVDFVVQYAGENVLDQYAAWQDKARGECAIDYGFHQILSDVQDSSLVAMDELVNEGVSSFKLFMAYKGVFLSDDGQIVKAMQKAASNGSMIMMHAENGSVIDLLVQQAIAAGNTTPYYHGLTRPWQAEEEATHRAIMLANLTGAPLYVVHVSAKQAVEQIAIARDRGQNVFGETCPQYLYLSLEDQLGAQSEEWGTFEGAKWVCSTPLRSKAEGHQHHMWQSLRTNDIQMVSTDHCPFCMKGQKDMGLTDFSKIPNGIGSVEHRMDLLYQGVVDKQISLERWVEVTSTTPARMFGMYGQKGVIQPGADGDVVIYDPNGHTSIGVGKTHHMNMDYSAWEGYEIDGHVDTVLSRGKVVIDDNTYLGAKGDGKYIKRGLSQYLI, encoded by the coding sequence ATGAAGACCCTGATCAAGAACGGCACCGTGGTCAATTCCACGGGCACGGCCATGGCGGATGTGCTCATCGACGGCGAGAAAATCGCCGCGGTGCTCGCCCCCGGCTCCACCCTGCTCGGCTTCGACATCGAGCGGAACGTCGACACCGTCATCGACGCCGCCGGCAAGTACGTGATCCCCGGCGGCATCGACGCGCACACCCACATGCAGATGCCGTTCGGCGGTACCGAGGCCAGCGACACCTTCGAGACCGGCACCCGCGCCGCCGCCTGGGGCGGCACCACGAGCATCGTCGACTTCGTGGTGCAGTACGCCGGCGAGAACGTGCTCGACCAATACGCCGCCTGGCAGGACAAGGCCCGCGGCGAGTGCGCCATCGACTACGGCTTCCACCAGATCCTCTCCGACGTGCAGGACTCCTCCCTCGTCGCGATGGACGAGCTCGTCAACGAGGGCGTCTCCAGCTTCAAACTCTTCATGGCCTACAAGGGTGTGTTTCTCTCCGACGACGGCCAGATCGTCAAGGCCATGCAGAAGGCAGCCAGCAACGGCAGCATGATCATGATGCACGCCGAGAACGGCAGCGTCATCGACCTGCTCGTGCAGCAGGCCATCGCCGCCGGCAACACCACGCCGTACTATCACGGCCTCACCCGCCCCTGGCAGGCCGAGGAGGAAGCCACCCACCGGGCCATCATGCTCGCCAACCTCACCGGGGCACCGCTCTACGTCGTGCACGTGAGCGCCAAGCAGGCCGTCGAGCAGATCGCCATCGCCCGCGACCGCGGCCAGAACGTGTTCGGCGAGACCTGCCCGCAGTATCTCTACCTCTCTCTGGAAGACCAGCTCGGTGCCCAGAGCGAGGAATGGGGAACCTTCGAGGGCGCGAAGTGGGTGTGCTCCACTCCCTTGCGCTCCAAGGCCGAGGGCCACCAGCACCACATGTGGCAGAGCCTGCGCACCAACGACATCCAGATGGTCTCCACCGACCACTGCCCGTTCTGCATGAAGGGTCAGAAGGACATGGGCCTGACCGACTTCTCTAAGATCCCCAACGGCATCGGCTCGGTCGAACACCGGATGGACCTTCTGTACCAGGGCGTGGTCGACAAGCAGATCTCCCTCGAGCGCTGGGTGGAGGTCACCTCCACCACCCCGGCGCGCATGTTCGGCATGTACGGCCAGAAGGGCGTCATCCAGCCCGGCGCCGACGGCGACGTGGTGATCTACGACCCGAACGGGCACACGTCCATCGGAGTGGGCAAGACCCACCACATGAACATGGACTACTCGGCCTGGGAAGGCTACGAGATCGACGGCCACGTCGACACCGTGCTCTCTCGCGGCAAGGTCGTCATCGACGACAACACCTACCTCGGCGCCAAGGGCGATGGCAAGTACATCAAACGCGGCCTCAGCCAGTACCTGATCTAG
- a CDS encoding TIGR03842 family LLM class F420-dependent oxidoreductase: MDFGAVLQTNPPSARTVQLAVLAENHGFSHVWTFDSHLLWQEPYVIYSKILAETRKVIVGPMVTNPATRDWTVTASTYATLNEMYGNRTICGIGRGDSAVRVTNGRPSTLKTLRESIHVIRELANSRSVEYNGATLQFPWSQGSTLDVWVAAYGPLALKLTGEVGDGFILQMADLDVAEWMIKTVRTAATNVGRDPDAIKFCVAAPMHIGDDWQHMRDQNRWFGGMVGNHVADIVEKYGEGSAVPKALTDYIKGREGYDYNEHGRAGNTHTDFVPDEIVDRFCLLGPAEAHIEKLKALKELGVDQFAGYLQHDNKEETLRVYGETVIPALADHITAKA; encoded by the coding sequence ATGGACTTCGGCGCAGTACTCCAGACCAACCCGCCCTCGGCGCGCACCGTGCAGCTGGCCGTGTTGGCCGAGAACCACGGCTTCAGCCACGTGTGGACCTTCGACTCGCATCTGCTCTGGCAGGAACCGTATGTGATCTACAGCAAGATCCTTGCCGAGACCCGCAAGGTGATCGTGGGGCCCATGGTCACCAACCCGGCCACCCGGGACTGGACCGTCACGGCCTCCACCTACGCCACCCTCAACGAGATGTACGGCAACCGCACGATTTGTGGCATCGGCCGCGGTGACTCCGCGGTGCGGGTCACCAACGGCCGACCCAGCACGCTGAAGACCCTGCGCGAGTCGATCCACGTCATCCGCGAGCTCGCCAACTCCCGGTCGGTCGAATACAACGGCGCCACCCTGCAATTCCCCTGGAGCCAGGGCTCTACCCTCGACGTGTGGGTGGCCGCCTACGGCCCGCTCGCGCTCAAGCTCACCGGCGAGGTCGGTGACGGCTTCATCCTGCAGATGGCCGACCTCGACGTGGCCGAGTGGATGATCAAGACCGTGCGCACCGCCGCCACCAACGTGGGCCGCGACCCCGACGCGATCAAGTTCTGCGTGGCCGCGCCCATGCACATCGGCGACGACTGGCAGCACATGCGCGACCAGAACCGCTGGTTCGGCGGCATGGTCGGCAACCACGTCGCCGACATCGTGGAGAAATATGGGGAGGGCTCCGCAGTGCCCAAGGCCCTCACCGATTACATCAAAGGCCGCGAGGGCTACGACTACAACGAGCACGGCCGCGCCGGCAACACCCACACCGACTTCGTGCCCGATGAGATCGTCGACAGGTTCTGCCTGCTCGGCCCCGCCGAAGCGCACATCGAGAAGCTCAAGGCCCTCAAGGAGCTCGGCGTCGACCAGTTCGCCGGCTACCTGCAGCACGACAACAAAGAGGAGACGCTGCGGGTCTACGGCGAGACCGTGATCCCCGCCCTCGCCGACCACATCACGGCCAAGGCATGA